The region CGCGCGTTGTTTCGCAAACAGCCAATGATTTAAAAGAAGAAATTGAAAAATGGGAGAAAATAAAAAAAGAAGTTAATGATTTATTAGAATTAGCTGAGAATAAAGACGAAGAATTGGAAGATCAATTAAAAAAAGAATTAGAAAAAAAAGAAAAAGAATTTTTTAAAATGGAATTTTTTGTTTTGTTTTTTGGCAAATATGATAAGAATAATGCTATTTTATCAATTCACGCAGGCACAGGAGGTGTTGACGCTCAAGATTGGGCGGAAATGCTGTTAAGAATGTATTTAAGGTTTTGCGAAAATAAAAAATGGAAAATTAATATTGTTGATAAAGCGAGCGGAAACGAAGCAGGCATAAAAAGCGTTACTATCCATATTAAAGGCAAAAACGCTTATGGGTTTTTAAAAAGCGAAGCAGGAACGCATCGCTTGGTTCGGATTTCTCCTTTTGACGCGGAAAAAATGCGCCATACTTCTTTTGCTTTAGTTGAAATATTGCCTGAATTTTTAGAAACAAATAAAATTAAAATTAAAGATGATGATTTGAAAATAGAAACTTTTAAATCTTCCGGGCATGGCGGACAAGGAGTTAACACAACAGATTCTGCCGTAAGAATTGTTCATATTCCAAGCAAAATAACTGTTGTTTGCCGTAATGAAAGATCTCAGTTGCAAAATAAAGAAACAGCGCTGAAAATTTTACAAGCTAAACTTTTAGCAAATCAAGAACAAGAAAAAAAACAAGAACAAAAAGAATTAAAAGGTGAAATTAAAAAAGCGGAATGGGGCGCTCAAATTCGCAGTTATGTTTTGCAGCCTTATAAAATGGTAAAGGACCATCGCACAAAATTTGAAACACAGGAAGTTGACAAAGTTTTAGACGGAGAGATAGACGGATTTATTGAAGAATATTTAAAATTTTTAAAAAAATAAAAAATTTTATTTGACTATTTAATATCGTAGATATATAATATAGATGTCTATTCAATATCGTAATTTTTAAAGATGAAAGCAAATCAAAATACAACAAAAAATATATCTCTTTATAATCCTTGGTATCAGGATAAAAATTTTTTATTTTTGGAAAAAAAATATAAAAAAAGAAAACAGTATTATGATGTAGAAAAATATTTAGATAAAGAGCTTATTATTTCCGTTATTGGATTAAGAAGAACGGGTAAAACAACCATTATTAAGCAGATAATTAACGCTTTGTTAAAAAAAGTAGCTTCAAAACAAATATTTTTTTACCAGTTTGATGAGGAAAATATTGATTTAGAATCGAAATTGGATTTTTATTTCCAAAATATTTTAAAGCAGGATATTTATAAAGCAAATTGTT is a window of Patescibacteria group bacterium DNA encoding:
- the prfB gene encoding peptide chain release factor 2, which produces MSIQDLIQQFSELKEKIRKIAELLKIEDKKIKFKALEIEMSGSDFWDDQERARVVSQTANDLKEEIEKWEKIKKEVNDLLELAENKDEELEDQLKKELEKKEKEFFKMEFFVLFFGKYDKNNAILSIHAGTGGVDAQDWAEMLLRMYLRFCENKKWKINIVDKASGNEAGIKSVTIHIKGKNAYGFLKSEAGTHRLVRISPFDAEKMRHTSFALVEILPEFLETNKIKIKDDDLKIETFKSSGHGGQGVNTTDSAVRIVHIPSKITVVCRNERSQLQNKETALKILQAKLLANQEQEKKQEQKELKGEIKKAEWGAQIRSYVLQPYKMVKDHRTKFETQEVDKVLDGEIDGFIEEYLKFLKK